From Micromonospora auratinigra:
CATGGCGGCGGTGGGGGCCTCGCCGAGCAGCGCGGCCGCTGCCTCGCCGTCGATGATCTCCCCGGTCACCCGCAGCCCGGGGGCGGCGGCCTCCGCCCGTGCCACGGCGGCGGCGACCAGCTCCTCGGCCTGGTGCCGCAGGCCGCCGCCGGGTGGCCCCCCGGAGAGCTGTTCGGTGGGTACGCGCAGCAGCGGCCAGATGAACCCGTGCACCACCCGCAGCGGTCGGTGCCGGCGGGCCGCCTCGCCCGCCGCCAGGTCGACGGCCCGCAGCGCCTGCTCCGAGCCGTCCACCCCGACCACCACCGCCGCGCCGTTCGCCGAGTTCACCCCGTACCTCCCTGACCGCCGCCCGCCCGCGGCCAGTATCGCGGCCGGCGGACCCCGGCCGGGGCGATACCGCCGCAGCCCACCCGTCGGTACGCTGGCGTGCATCGCCCGAGCAAGGGAGCCTCGTCGATGGCCGAGCCCGACCAGCCGAGCACCGCCCGCATGATCGACTTCTGGCTCGGCGGCGGGCACCACTTCCCGGTGGACGTCGCCGCGGCCCGGGCGTTCGAGGGGGCGTACGGGCCCTGCGCGGCGATCTTCCGGTCGCTGCGCGACTTCCTCGGCCGGGCGGTCCGCGCGATCGCCGACGACGGGGTGGACGGCTTCCTGGTCTTCGGCGCCGGGGTGCCCACCCGGGGCAACGTGCACGAGGTGGCCCCGGAGGCGACCGTCCTCTACACCGACGTCGACCCGGTGACCATCCGGCTCGGCCAGCGGCTGCTCGCCGACAGCGACCGGGCCGGCTACGGCTTCGGCGACGCCACCGACATCGGCACGATCGACCCGGCGCAGCTGCACCGGTTCGTGCCGGGGTGGGGGAGGAGGCCGGTCGGTGTGGTCTTCCTCGGGCTGGCCGCGTTCCTCGACGATGCCACCCTGGCCCGCACCCTCGACGAGCTGTACGAGGCGGTCGCCCCGGGCAGCGTCCTCGCCGTCGACTTCGACAGCGAGGAACTGGCCGCGCACCCGCAGGCGCTGGCGATGATGGGGCCGGCGTTCCGGATGCGCGCGCCGGCGGCGTTCGCGCCACTGCTGGGTCGCTGGCAGCCGACCGACGACGGCATCGTGCCGGTGGCCCGGTGGCGCGCCGAGGGCCCGCCGGAGCCCGTCCCGGACGCCTTCCTCGGTGGCATCGCCCGCAAGCCGGCGCCCTGACCGGGTGCCGCCTCAGGTCGGGTTCGCGCAGCTCAGGGCCGGCGAGCGGGCTACCGGTGGCGACGGTCGGAGCCGGGGCGTCGGGATGTCGGCCGCCCTCCGTATGATGCTTGCTCCACAGCAATAGTCGGCTTCGGAGGATCAGCATGCCGCACCGGCCCGGACAGGTGGCCCGCGCACTGCGCGCGGCCCCGCCCGACCAGTTGGCGGAGGCCGCCGACCAGGCTCTCCGTCTGGCGCTCGGGGCGTCCCGGACCGAGGTCTTCATCGCCGACTACCGCTTCACCGGCCTGTGGCCGGTGCTCGACCCCGAGCGGCGCGAGGGCGGCCCGCTCGCCGGTCAGGGCGGGGCGCAGCGCTGTTTCAGCAGCCAGCAGCCGGTGCTCGACACCGACGATGACGGCCACTGCCGCGCCTACCTGCCGCTGTCGGTGTGGGGCGAGCGGCTGGGGGTGCTGCTGGTCGAGCTGCCGCAGACCCCGGCGGGCAGCACGGTGGAGGCGGCCCGGGACGTGGCCGGTGACCTGGCGGTCGCGCTGCGCGCCGCCGACCGGGAGACCGACCGCTACCGCCGGGCGCGCCGCCGGGAGCGGCTCAGCATGGCCGCCGAGATGCAGTGGGACCTGCTGCCCGGGCGCAGCGTCCGGCACGGCGACGTGGTGCTGGCCGGTCAGCTCGAACCGGCCTACACCGTCGGCGGCGACCACTTCGACTGGTCGCTCGACGGGGACCGGCTCACCGTGACGGTGCTCAACGGCGCCGGCAGCGGGCTGGCCGCGTCCCTGCTGACCGCGGTCACGGTGAACGCGATGCGCAACGCCCGGCGCTCGGGCGGGAGCCTGGTCGAGCAGGCCGAGCTGGCTTCGGACACCATCTTCTACCAGCACCGCGGGGCGCGGCACGTGGCCACGCTGCTGCTCGAGTTGGACTGCCGGCGCGGGGTGGTGCGGGCGGTGGACGCCGGCTCGCCGCACCTGATCCGGCTGCGGGGCGGGTCGGCCGAGCGGATCGGCCTGGAGCAGCAGTTGCCGCTGGGCATGTTCGCCGAGACCCGGTACGACGTGCAGGAGTTCACCGTGGAGCCCGGGGACCGACTGTTCGCGGTCAGTGACGGGGTGTACGCGGCGCAGCCCGACGGCCAGGAGCCGTACGGGGAAAAGGCCATGGCGCGGGCGATGCGGTCCACTCGGCTGCAGCCGGCCACCGAGGCAGTTGGTACGGTGATGCGCGAACTGCACGCGTACCACGTCGACGCGGATCTCCACGACGACGCGGTCGTCGTCTGCCTGGACTGGCGCGGTTCCAGCCCGGCGCACGACGAGGGCGGGCGGTAACCGGACGGCGGGGAACACGAGCGGGACGATCGCAGGGGACAGCGGGTGGAGCGACCTCCTAATCTCGCCGCAGCCATTGACGCGGCTGCCGAGGCGCTCGTCGGTGTGCTCGACTCCGCCACCGCCCGGCACGTCACCGTCTCCCCGACGCAGCTGCGCGTGCTCTCGCTGATCATGGCTCATCCGCAGAGCAACGTGAACCGGCTGGCCGAGCTGTTGGACGTGGTGCCGTCCTCGGCGAGCCGGCTCTGCGACCGCCTGGAGGCGGTCGGCCTGTTGCGGCGGGTGGTGGATCCGCGCGACCGGCGCGAGGTGCGGCTGGTCCCCACGGCGGGGGCGGAGACCCTGCTGCGGGAGCTGAAGGAGCGGCGGCACCAGGCGGTGCAGGCCGTGCTCGACCGGATGCCCAACCGGGTGCAGCACGAGTTGCTGCTGGCCCTGCTGGCGTTCAGCCAGGCGGCGTCGACGGGCGCCCCGGTCGACTCCGACACCACCGCCCGCACGGCCTGACCAGCGACCCACCCGACCGCGTTCCGCTACTCAGCTAGTGTCCTAGGATGCCTCACGGGTAGTGCGACGCGGCACACACCCACAGGCGACGCCACCAGGGCCACGGGCACCGGGGCGGGCGGGAAGCGCCCGATATAGTGGCAGCGCAACGTGGCCGGCTCATGATCGACGCGATCAGGGCCGTGTCGGGGGAGGTCCCAGCCCGGGACTGCACAGGGCGCCGGCGTCGACCGGCCGGCAACGCGCACGAACCTGGAGGAGCGGCCCGTCAACGGCCGGTCGCCGGAGCGTGCCGCGAAGGGAGGTTCGGTGTCGCGTCGGCCGGCTCCGTCGGAGCACCCGGCTCCGGGCGGTACGACGGCGGTCGTGGGGGACCGTGTCCTCACCCTGCCCAACCTGATCAGCTTCGTGCGTCTCGTCGGCGTACCGCTCTTCCTCTATCTCTTCCTGGTCGTCAAGGCCGATGTCGCGGCCATCGTGGTGCTGGCCATCGGCGGCACCAGCGACTGGGTGGACGGCTGGATCGCGCGCCGGATGCACCAGGTCAGCCGCCTCGGCGAGCTGCTCGACCCGCTCGCCGACCGGCTCTACATCCTGGCCACCCTGCTGGCGTTCACCGCCCGCGAGGTGGTGCCCTGGCAGTTCACCGCGGCGCTGCTGGCCCGCGAGTTGCTGCTGCTCGGCTCGCTGGGGGTGCTGCGCCGGTACGGGTACGGCCCGCCGCCGGTGCACTACGTGGGCAAGACGGCGACCTTCCTGCTGCTGGCCGCGTTCCCGATCCTGCTGCTGGCCGCCGCGGCGCCGGGCGCGGCCACCGTGGCGGGCGCGATCGGCTGGGGCCTGGCCTGGTGGGGTCTGGTGCTCTACTGGGTCGCCGGGGCGATGTACGTGGTGCAGGCGTACCGGCTGGTGAAGGCGATGCGGGCGCGCCGGGCCGGGGGTGCGGCGTGAGCGCGCCGGGCCGGGAGCAGCGGGACCCGTCGGCGCGGGTGTTCGCGCCGGACTTCCTGACCGAGTTGTTCCGCAACCCGTTGGATCCGGGGTACGCCGACGCGGCGGCCCGGCGCCGGCGGGAGCCGCCGTCGGCGGCGCGGCGGCTGTTGGCGCGGCCGGTGGGCCTGGTGGTGGTCGTGGTGATCGGGTTCCTGTTCGCGGTGGCGTACCGGGAGACGATGGCCGAGGAGCCGGGTCGGGCGAAGGCGCGGGCCGGGCTGGTCACCGAGATCAAGCAGCGTGAGGCCGAGACGGACCGGTTGACCGCGCGGGCGGACCAGTTGCGCGAAGAGGTGAACCGGGAGCGGGACGCGGCGCTGAGCGGTTCGCAGGCGTACCGGCTGCGCAACCTGGAGGCGGGTACCGGGTTGGCGCGGGTGCGCGGTGACGGTGTGGTGGTGCGGTTGGCCGACGCGCAGGGTGACAAGGACGCGGTGACGGGGGCCGACGCCGGTCCGGACCACGTGCTGTACTCGGACCTGCAGAAGGTGGCGAACGCGTTGTGGGCGGCGGGCGCGGAGGCGGTGGCGGTCAACGGGCAACGGCTGACGGCGACGTCGACGATCCGGTCGGCGGGTGAGGCGATCCTGGTGGACTACCGGCCGGTGACGAGCCCGTACGAGGTGTCGGCGATCGGGCCGGGGTCGATGCGGGACAAGTTCGACGGTAGCCGCGCGGCGAGTCTGATGCGTGAGGTGGCGCGGTCGACGGGGTTGTCCTTCGGGGTCAAGGACGCGGAGGGGCTCACGTTGCCGGCCGCGCCGCAGCCACGGCTACGCTACGCCGAGTCCCCGGTCAGTCCGAGCCCGTCGCCGGGTTCGGGTGTGGTGGGTTCGTCCAGTCCCCGGCCGTCCGGTTCGGGGGTTTCTCCCAGTCCCTCCGGAGGTGGCCGATGATCGCGGTGCTGGCGTTGCTCGCCGGTGTGGTGCTCGGGGTGTATCTGGACCCGACGGTGCCCGCGGCGTTGCAGCCGTACCTGCCGATCGCGGTGGTGGCGGCGCTCGACGCGGTGTTCGGTGGGGTGCGGGCGAAGTTGGACCGGATCTTCGACGACAAGCAGTTCGTGGTGTCGTTCATCTCGAACGTGCTGGTGGCGGGTCTGATCGTGTACCTGGGGGATCAGCTCGGGGTGGGTGGTCAGTTGTCCACCGGTGTGGTGGTCGTGCTGGGTGTGCGCATCTTCGGCAATGTGGCGGCGATCCGTCGGCACCTGTTCCGGGCGTAGGTGTGGTGGCGATGAGCGAGGAGCACAGCGAGACGGGTACGGGGTGGCCGGTGCCGGCGGGACCGGGTCGGCCGTCGGGTCCGGCGGGTGAGCCGGATCCGCGCCCGGACGCGCCGGATCCGGACGAGGTGAGCCCGTTGGCGCCCTCCGAGCCCGTGGTGGAGCCGGTGGTCGAGCCTGCGGAGCCGGGTGTGGGTGAGCCGCAGGTGCCGCCGGTGGAGGAGTCGGCGGGGTCGGCTCCGGTGGGGCGGCGGTTGACGTCGGCGGGCGCGATGATCGCGGTGTTGTTGGCGTTGCTGGGGTTCACGTTGGTGGTGCAGTTGAAGACGACGTCGACGGATCCGACGCTCGCGGCGACGCGGGAGGAGGATCTGGTGCGGATCTCGTCGGATCTGGATTCGCGGGAGCGCCGGTTGCGGCAGGACATCGAGGCGTTGGAGGAGAGCCAGCGTCAGTTGCGTTCGGGTGAGCAGGGTCGGCAGGCGGCGTTGGAGGAGGCGACGCGGCGGGCGGACGAGTTGGGCATCCTGGCGGGGACGTTGCCGGCGGTGGGTCCGGGGCTGACGGTGCGGTTCGAGGGTCCGGCGAAGGCGGTGTCGTCGGTGCGGATCCTGGACGCGGTGCAGGAGTTGCGGGGCGCGGGCGCGGAGGCGATGCAGATCGCCGGGGCGGACGGTGCGGCGGTGCGGATCATCGCGTCGACGTATTTCGTGGACGCCGAGGGTGGTGGTCTGGTGGTGGACGGGAAGCGGTTGGCGGGTCCGTTCACGATCACGGTGATCGGTGACCCGGCGACGATGCGTACGGCGTTGAACATTCCGGGCGGGGTGGTCGCGGCGGTGCGGGACGACGGCGGTAACGTGACGCCCGAGGATCGTGAGGTTGTGGAGGTTTCGCAGCTGCACGCGCCGATCAAGCTGGATCACGCCCGGCCGGTTTCCTGACCGGTCGCGGCGGCGCCGGTGTGTCTCCGGTGCCTCGATGGATGAAGGACGCAGCTGGTGATTCCTGAGGATCTGCGGTATACCGCCGAGCACGAGTGGGTGGCCGGTGGTGGCGGCGCGGCCGTCCGGATCGGTATCACGCACTTCGCGCAGGATGCGTTGGGTGACATCGTGTTCGTCCAGTTGCCGGACGAGGGTGCGGTGGTGGCGGCGGGTGAGTCGCTGGGTGAGATCGAGTCGACGAAGAGCGTGTCGGAGATCTACGCGCCGGTGAGTGGGACGGTGGCGGCGCGTAACGCGGCGTTGGCGGACACTCCTGAGCTGATCAACACGGATCCGTACGGTGCCGGGTGGCTGGTGGAGATCACGCCGGAGGATCCGGGTGCGGTCGAGGGTCTGTTGACCGCCGAGGCGTACCGCGAGCTCACTGAGAGCTGAGTTGTCGTGCCGGTCGGCGGGATCTTGTTCCGCGCGTCCGGTTGCCCTGCTTTTCGGCGCTGGCTAGGCTCGCCCAGTCGACCGAGAACCCAATAGTTGAGTGTTGTGGAATGCGCCTTCCCGGGCACGGGGAGCCAGCCGCCGGGTGTGTGTCTGCCCGGCGGCCAGACCCGCCATTGCCGCGACGCCGACCGAAACAGATCCGTGAGGTGGTCCCCATGACGCGCCCAGACGACGAGTTCCCCCCGCTCGACGTCACTTCGACGCTCAATCTCGGTTCGCTCGACGAAGTGCTGGAGGGTCCGGACACCGATGTGGTGCCGAGCCGGATGTCCGGTTCGTTGCCGCCGGGGATGGCGCTGCTGGTGGTTCGCCGGGGTCCGAATGCGGGTGCCCGGTTCCTGTTGGACCACGATGTGACGACGAGTGGCCGGCACCCGGACAGTGACATCTTCCTGGACGACGTGACGGTGTCGCGGCGGCACGCGGAGTTCCACCGGGACGGTGGGACGTTCACGGTGCGCGACGTGGGCAGTCTGAACGGCACGTACGTGAACCGGGAGCGGGTCGAGGCGGCCACGTTGAGCAATGGTGACGAGGTGCAGATCGGTAAGTTCCGGGTGGTGTTCATCGCCGGTCCGCGTCCGGAGGAGGCCGGCCGGGGGTGAACGAGCCTGCGGCTTCGACGCCTCCCGGGGCGGCGCGTGCGACCCCGCTGATGAGTATCGGCGAGGTGTTGGCGCAGTTGCGGGTGGAGTTCCCGGACGTGACGATCTCGAAGTTGCGGTTTCTGGAGGCCGAGGGCCTGGTGGAGCCGCAGCGGACGCCGGCGGGGTATCGGAAGTACGGCTGGGACGATGTGGCGCGGTTGCGGTTCGTGTTGACCGCGCAGCGGGACCAGTATCTGCCGTTGCGGGTGATCCGTGACCAGTTGGCGGAGTGGGACGCGTCGGGTGCGGGGCCGGGGCGGCAGCGGCCGGCGTTGGTCGCGGTCGGTCCCGGTGGTGAGGTGCCGGGTCGGGAGGTCGCGGAGTCCGCCGAGTCGTCGGAGGTGCGGCTGGGTCGGGCGGATCTGGTGTCCCGCAGTGGCATCGACGAGTCGACGTTGGTGGAGTTGGAGCGGCTCGGTGTGCTGGTGCCGGATCCGGCGGGTTGGTACGACGCGGATGGGTTGATCATCGCGTCGGCGGTGGCGGGTCTGGCGGCGTACGGGTTCCAGCCGCGGCACCTGCGGGGTTACCGGACGGCGGCGGATCGTGAGGTTGGTCTGTTCGCGCAGTTGGTGGCGCCGTTGGCGCGGCAGAGTGATCCGGCGGCGCGGGCGCGGGCGGCGGAGACGGCGCGGGAGTTGGTGGCGTTGTCGCAGCAGTTGCACGCGGCTCTGGTGCGGGTGGGGCTGCGGTCGACGTTGGGTCGTTGAGTGGTGTGGCGTGGGGCCGGGTGTCGTGGGGGCGCCCGGCCCTTCGTCGTGGGTGGGCGCGGAAAGATCTGCTGCGGGGTGCGTGTCGTAGGCTTGCCGGGGTAATCGCGTTTCTGGCGGGGCGTGGTGCACGTAGCGCATGGGACTCTCGTGTCGCGGTCCGTGTACCGTGCAGGCAAGGGCGCGGTGCGTAGGCGACGACGACACGGAGGCGGGCGGTGCGCGAGCTGAGCGTGGTCGGAGTTCGGGTGGAGTTGCCCAGCAACCAGCCGATCGTCCTGCTGCGGGAGGTCGAGGGGGACCGCTATCTGCCGATCTGGATCGGCGCGGTCGAGGCGACGGCGATCGCCTATGAGCAGCAGGGGGTCAAGCCGGCGCGGCCGTTGACGCATGACCTGTTGCGCGATGTGCTGGCGGCGTTGCAGGCGCCGTTGCGGGCGGTGGAGATCACCGAGTTGAAGGAGAACGTCTTCTACGCGGATCTGTTGCTCGGTGACGGGGTGCGGGTGTCCGCGCGGCCGAGTGATTCCATCGCGTTGGCGTTGCGGGTGGGTGCTCCGATTCGTTGTGCGGAGCAGGTCCTCTCCGAGGCGGGGATCGTGATCCCGGACGAGCAGGAGGACGAGGTGGAGAAGTTCCGGGAGTTCCTGGATCAGGTGCGTCCGGAGGACTTCGCGGGTTGAGTGGGGTCCGGGGTCGGTGGCCCTGGTGGTGATCTTCCTGGTGGTGGCGCGGCGTGTCGTGCTGCTTCCTGCGTGGTAAGTCCTGGGGGCCGCTATAGGGTTGCGGTGTCGAGGGGTGCGCGTACGGGGAGACGGCGTGGCACCGCGCGGGCGGGGAGGTTGTCCGGATGCACGAGTCGCGTGATCCTGATCCGGGTTCGGCACAGCAGCAGCCCGAGCCGGTGGTGGACGGTGAGGTGGGTTACCGGGGCGTGACCGCCTGTCCGGCGGTGGGGATCAGTTACCGCCAGTTGGACTACTGGGCGCGCACGGGTCTGGTGGTGCCGAGTGTGCGGGACGCGTCGGGTTCCGGGACGTCGCGCTTGTACTCCTTCCGCGACCTGGTGGTGTTGAAGGTCGTGAAGCGGTTGTTGGACGCCGGGGTGTCGTTGCAGAACATCCGTCGGGCGATCGAGGCGTTGCGGTCGCGTGGGGTGGAGGATCTGGCGGGCATCACGTTGATCTCCGACGGGACGACGGTGTACGAGTGCCGGTCGCCGGAGGAGGTGGTCGACCTGTTGCAGGGCGGCCAGGGGGTGTTCGGTATCGCGATCGGTGGGGCGTTCAAGGAGATCCAGGGTTCGTTGTCGCACCTGCCGGCGGAGCCTGCGGCTGGCCGGGAGCCGGCGGCTGCGCCGGTGGTGGCGGCCGAGTCGGTGGAGCCGGTGGGTGACGAGTTGGCGGCGCGGCGGGCGCGTCGTCGGGCGGGTTGACCCGTCGATATCGGAGTTCCGGTGGACCGCGCCGCGCCCAAAAGGGTACGGGGTGGTCCACTTTTTTCGTGACGGCACGTGTCCGGGATGGGTGGCGGGGTCGGCGGTCGGTGGCGCGGCCGGGTGTTCGGCGTATGTGCGCAGGTCGCGACGGGGTCGGGGGCTTGTCCGAAAAGGAATGCGGGCGGGTCCGGCAGGAGGCCTTTTCCACGCAGTGTGGTGGTGTGATCGCGTCGTGCCATCGGGTGGCGGCGCGGCGTTGACTGTCCGTAGTTGACAGTTGTCGGGAATCGGATAGGGCCGGGGTGAGCCGTCGTCGCGGAGGCGCTATGGTCCCCTTCGGTCGCTTGCGCGTGACGTTGCTGCGGACCGCGGTGTGTCGCGTGCCGGCTGCCGGTGCCCCTTTCGCGCGGCTGTGTCCGCGTGACCCCTCACCCCGAGAGGAACCACCCATGACGGTCACCGAAGAGACCACCCCGATCTCCCACTACGAGCGCATCGGCGGCGCCGCGGCGGTGAAGGCGGCGGTGGAGCTGTTCTACGACAAGGTGCTGGCCGACCCGGAGCTGGCCGGCTACTTCACCGCGGTGGACATGCCCGAGCAGCGCCGGCACCTGGCGCTGATGCTGGCCGTGGTGCTGGGGGGCCCGAACGAGTACGCCGGCCGCGGGCTGGCCGAGGCGCACCAGCCGCTGAACATCCCGCCGGCGCACTACGCGCTGGTGGGTGAGCACCTGACGGCGACGCTGACCGAGTTGGGCGTGCCGGCCGACGTCATCGCCGACGTGCAGGTCGTGCTGGGTCAGGTGCGTGACCAGGTCGTGTCGGCGGGGATCGCCTGAGCGTGGACGCGGCACGGTTGAAGCAGAGCTGGTCCCTGGTCGCGGCGCACGGCGACCAGGTGCCGCTCTACTTCTACTCCACGTTGTTCCTGGCCCATCCCGAGACGCGGCAGATGTTCCCCACGAACATGGCCGGTCAGCGGGACCGCCTGGTGACCGCGTTGGGGCACATCGTGTCCCACGTGGACCAGGTGGAGCGTCTCGTCGGGTTCCTGCAGGAGCTCGGCGCCGATCACCGGAAGTTCGCGGTGCGCGCGGAGCACTATCCGGCGGTCGGTGAGGCGTTGCTGGCCACGCTGCGGCATTTCCTCGGTGAGGTGTGGACCGAGGACCTGGCCGCGGAGTGGGCGGCGGCGTACGGGCTGGTGTCGAAGGTGATGGTCGAGTCGGCGCAGGCGGCGGAGTCGGTGTCGCCGCCGTGGTGGGTGGCGGAGATCCTCGCCCACGAGCGGCGCACGTTCGACGTGGCGGTGCTGACGGTGCGCCCGCAGTACCTGCTGCCGTTCACCCCGGGCCAGTCGGTCGGGGTGTCGCATCCGTCGGTGCGGTCGTGGCGGTACTACTCGCCGGCGAACGCGCCCCGCCCGGACGGGACGCTGGAGCTGCACGTGCGGGCGACACCGGGTGGTGTGGTGTCGTCGCGGCTGGTGTACGGGTGCGCGGTCGGTGACCAGATCCATCTGGCGTCGCCGGTGGGGGACCGGTTGACGTTGTGGCCGGCGGGGTCGGCGGATCTGCTGCTGTTGGCCGCCGGGACCGGCTGGGCGCCGGTGAAGGCCCTCGTCGAGCAGGTCGCGGCGGAGAACTCGGGCCGGCGGGTGGACCTGTACGTGGGAGCCCGCTCGCGGTCGGAGTTCTACGACGCGGAGTCGATCGACAAGATGGCCGCGTCGTACCCGTGGTTGACGGTGACGTACGTGGTCGGCGCGGATCCGCTGCGGCCGGGCGAGGTCGTCCAGGTCGCGGACCGGGCGTTGGCCGACGGTGACTGGCGGGCCCGGCACGTGTTCGTGTGCGGGTCAGACGAGATGGTGGGCCACTCGGTGTCGGCGTTGACCCGGGCCGGCTACCAGGCCGGTCAGCTGCACCACGAGGGTTTCGGCAAGTACTGGTACGGGCCGACCTGGCGGACGGCGACCGCCCCTGACGATCTCGGAGGTGTCCGGTGAGCGCGACCCCGATCAGCAGGTACGAGAGTGGACAGTTCTCCGGCGCGGTGCAGGTGCGCCTGACGTCGGACCGGGTGCGGCGGTGGGAGTTCGGCAGCGCGTCGTTCACCCGCCGCGGCTACGACCACGCCGACGTGGACCGGTTCAAGGTGCAGGTCGCCGACGAGATGGACCTGCTGGCCACGCAGGTGGCGAACCTGCGCGCGGAGGTCGAGCGGCTGCAGGACCAGTTGGAGCTGCACCGGCACGGGGTGCTGCCGAGCACCGACCCGAAGGCGGTGCTGCCGGCGGCGAAGGAGGTCAACCTGCTGTCGGCGGCGCAGCGGGAGGCGGAGCAGATCATCGCGCAGGCGCACGACTACGCCCGCCGGGTCGCCGAGTACGCGCAGGTGCAGTACGAGGCGTACATGCGGGCGGCCGCCGAGGAGGCCAAGCAGGAGGCCGAGCGGGCGGTCGCGCAGTACCGCAGCAGCGCGGGGGCGAACTTCGACGATTCGGTGGCGACCCGGGAGGCGTTGCGGATCTTCGGCGAGATGATGATGTCGCACATGCGGGCGGCGGCGCGGCACCTGGACGACGGCAGTGAGCAGTTGGCGCGCACGATGGAGCGCCTCGCCCGGGAGAGCGCCCCGGTGGGGGCCGGTCCGTCGCAGGCCGCCCTGCCCCGGCACCACCGCTGAGTGCGGCGGCGCGGCCCGTCCGGTGTGCGCCGGGCGGGCCGCGCCGCTCGCGGCTCAGTCGGTGAGCGCGGCGATCGCGTCGGCGATGGGGGTCTCCCCGCCGACGAGTTCCAGGGTCAGTCCGGCGGTGGCGGGGGCGTACAGCAGGGCGAGCAGCACCCGGGCCACGTCGGCGCGGGTGACCGGGCCGGGTTCGACGTGGCGGGCGAGGCTGATCCGCCCGACGGGCTCGTCGTCGGTGAGCCGTCCGGGCCGCAGCACGGTCACGTCGAGGTCGCGGCCGGTGACGTCCTGCTCGGCGGCCTTCTTCGCGCTCAGGTAGGCCGCCCACACGTCGTCGCTGCCGGCGGCGGGTGCGGCGTCCACGCCCATCGACGAGACGAGCAGGTAGCGGCGGACGCCGGCGCGGTGGGCGGCGTCGGCGAGCAGCACGGCGGCGGCCCGGTCGACGCTGTCCTTGCGGGCCGCGCCGCTGCCGGGGCCGGCGCCGGCGGCGAACACCACCGCGTCGGCGTCGGTGAGGTGCCCGGCGACGGTGTCGACGTCGGTGTGTTCCAGGTCGCACACGACGGGTTCGGCGCCGGTGGCGCGCAGCGCGGCCGCGTGGTCGGGGTTGCGGATCAGTCCGACGGCGGTGTCGCCGCGTCCGGCGAGTTCCCGTTCCAGCAGTTTGGCGATCTTGCCGTGTCCTCCGGCGATGACGACGCGCATACCCCTCAACCTAGTCGTGCCGGGCCGTCGGGGCCGGGGGATCGCCGCCGGGGGTGGGCGGTGGGCGGGCGGCGAGGCAGCATGGACGGGTGACGCAGACGTTCGAGCGGGTGAGCCGGCTGGTGGGGGCCGGGGGTGTGGTGGTGCTCAGCGGGGCCGGGTTGTCCACCGAGTCGGGCATCCCGGACTACCGGGGGCCCAGCGGCGCGGCGCGCCGGCACACCCCGATGACCTTCCAGGCGTTCACCCGTGACCCGGTGGCCCGGCGGCGCTACTGGGCGCGCAGCCACCTGGGTTGGCGCATGATCGCCCGGGCGGCGCCCAACGACGGGCACCGGGCGGTGGCGCGGTTGCAGGCCGCCGGTCTGCTCGACGGGATCATCACGCAGAACGTCGACGGCCTGCACGCCGCCGCCGGCGCCACCGGGGTGATCGAGCTGCACGGCCGCCTCGACGAGGTCACCTGCCTGGACTGCGGCAACCTGACCTCCCGCGACGAGTTGGACCGGCGGCTGCGCGAGGCGAACCCGGGTTTCGACGCGCAGGTGGCCCGGGTCAACCCCGACGGGG
This genomic window contains:
- a CDS encoding small basic family protein → MIAVLALLAGVVLGVYLDPTVPAALQPYLPIAVVAALDAVFGGVRAKLDRIFDDKQFVVSFISNVLVAGLIVYLGDQLGVGGQLSTGVVVVLGVRIFGNVAAIRRHLFRA
- a CDS encoding MarR family winged helix-turn-helix transcriptional regulator — its product is MERPPNLAAAIDAAAEALVGVLDSATARHVTVSPTQLRVLSLIMAHPQSNVNRLAELLDVVPSSASRLCDRLEAVGLLRRVVDPRDRREVRLVPTAGAETLLRELKERRHQAVQAVLDRMPNRVQHELLLALLAFSQAASTGAPVDSDTTARTA
- a CDS encoding PP2C family protein-serine/threonine phosphatase, which produces MPHRPGQVARALRAAPPDQLAEAADQALRLALGASRTEVFIADYRFTGLWPVLDPERREGGPLAGQGGAQRCFSSQQPVLDTDDDGHCRAYLPLSVWGERLGVLLVELPQTPAGSTVEAARDVAGDLAVALRAADRETDRYRRARRRERLSMAAEMQWDLLPGRSVRHGDVVLAGQLEPAYTVGGDHFDWSLDGDRLTVTVLNGAGSGLAASLLTAVTVNAMRNARRSGGSLVEQAELASDTIFYQHRGARHVATLLLELDCRRGVVRAVDAGSPHLIRLRGGSAERIGLEQQLPLGMFAETRYDVQEFTVEPGDRLFAVSDGVYAAQPDGQEPYGEKAMARAMRSTRLQPATEAVGTVMRELHAYHVDADLHDDAVVVCLDWRGSSPAHDEGGR
- a CDS encoding DUF881 domain-containing protein, encoding MSEEHSETGTGWPVPAGPGRPSGPAGEPDPRPDAPDPDEVSPLAPSEPVVEPVVEPAEPGVGEPQVPPVEESAGSAPVGRRLTSAGAMIAVLLALLGFTLVVQLKTTSTDPTLAATREEDLVRISSDLDSRERRLRQDIEALEESQRQLRSGEQGRQAALEEATRRADELGILAGTLPAVGPGLTVRFEGPAKAVSSVRILDAVQELRGAGAEAMQIAGADGAAVRIIASTYFVDAEGGGLVVDGKRLAGPFTITVIGDPATMRTALNIPGGVVAAVRDDGGNVTPEDREVVEVSQLHAPIKLDHARPVS
- a CDS encoding DUF881 domain-containing protein produces the protein MSAPGREQRDPSARVFAPDFLTELFRNPLDPGYADAAARRRREPPSAARRLLARPVGLVVVVVIGFLFAVAYRETMAEEPGRAKARAGLVTEIKQREAETDRLTARADQLREEVNRERDAALSGSQAYRLRNLEAGTGLARVRGDGVVVRLADAQGDKDAVTGADAGPDHVLYSDLQKVANALWAAGAEAVAVNGQRLTATSTIRSAGEAILVDYRPVTSPYEVSAIGPGSMRDKFDGSRAASLMREVARSTGLSFGVKDAEGLTLPAAPQPRLRYAESPVSPSPSPGSGVVGSSSPRPSGSGVSPSPSGGGR
- a CDS encoding SAM-dependent methyltransferase, coding for MAEPDQPSTARMIDFWLGGGHHFPVDVAAARAFEGAYGPCAAIFRSLRDFLGRAVRAIADDGVDGFLVFGAGVPTRGNVHEVAPEATVLYTDVDPVTIRLGQRLLADSDRAGYGFGDATDIGTIDPAQLHRFVPGWGRRPVGVVFLGLAAFLDDATLARTLDELYEAVAPGSVLAVDFDSEELAAHPQALAMMGPAFRMRAPAAFAPLLGRWQPTDDGIVPVARWRAEGPPEPVPDAFLGGIARKPAP
- the gcvH gene encoding glycine cleavage system protein GcvH; translation: MIPEDLRYTAEHEWVAGGGGAAVRIGITHFAQDALGDIVFVQLPDEGAVVAAGESLGEIESTKSVSEIYAPVSGTVAARNAALADTPELINTDPYGAGWLVEITPEDPGAVEGLLTAEAYRELTES
- the odhI gene encoding oxoglutarate dehydrogenase inhibitor Odhl — encoded protein: MTRPDDEFPPLDVTSTLNLGSLDEVLEGPDTDVVPSRMSGSLPPGMALLVVRRGPNAGARFLLDHDVTTSGRHPDSDIFLDDVTVSRRHAEFHRDGGTFTVRDVGSLNGTYVNRERVEAATLSNGDEVQIGKFRVVFIAGPRPEEAGRG
- a CDS encoding CDP-alcohol phosphatidyltransferase family protein, with amino-acid sequence MSRRPAPSEHPAPGGTTAVVGDRVLTLPNLISFVRLVGVPLFLYLFLVVKADVAAIVVLAIGGTSDWVDGWIARRMHQVSRLGELLDPLADRLYILATLLAFTAREVVPWQFTAALLARELLLLGSLGVLRRYGYGPPPVHYVGKTATFLLLAAFPILLLAAAAPGAATVAGAIGWGLAWWGLVLYWVAGAMYVVQAYRLVKAMRARRAGGAA